In the Mytilus galloprovincialis chromosome 10, xbMytGall1.hap1.1, whole genome shotgun sequence genome, one interval contains:
- the LOC143048703 gene encoding uncharacterized protein LOC143048703: protein MGNWFIKSDQNTVACDVCETIAADNHCNTCLFNLCRDCVHDHSRNRLSKREKYEHDIVPFTQKKAMVRSPVCQKHKFMRCIRLCNQCKIPVCKECGLTGDHQSHKTVNLSSYINDRYHEINKHNDNLESTVIPEFKQNISRIVNAISDTTTAFDELNKSIQEHRENCHRKIDDIFDRYQNEADDSRKEDISALHSYLSNDNECLKQSCVILQRNKDILNSSDINDVVNYRHKKADNISEFKIEHPKFDTKPVDWKKLYFELGYLKVSDKPKLIRSVPTPMVPTSVCTLPGDQFWVCGQDNMIARINMDGEVLETVDLPISLPANDISITNDGELIFTEGKPGKVTIFKEGRRETFIDVGPQWHPSGLHCTKSGDILVTMSDDSYTNYKIVRYTDGKRVQEIQNYDNGKPLFQPGLGLLFITENNNGDICVSDTNGRVIIVFNKFGNFKFIYNSSKAFCDYSQLTTFEPGAIVTNSKCQMIFTVQNLIFVVNHKGHFVQCIDNCHLTMVSALCLDYTERICVGEFDKTNLKIIKHR, encoded by the coding sequence ATGGGTAACTGGTTTATAAAATCCGACCAGAATACTGTTGCATGTGACGTTTGTGAAACCATCGCTGCTGATAATCATTGCAATACCTGTTTGTTTAATCTTTGTCGCGATTGTGTTCATGATCATTCCAGAAACAGATTAAGTAAAAGAGAGAAATATGAGCACGACATTGTACCTTTTACACAGAAAAAAGCCATGGTACGTTCCCCAGTATGTCAAAAACATAAATTTATGAGATGCATCAGACTTTGCAATCAATGTAAAATACCCGTATGTAAAGAATGTGGATTAACTGGCGATCATCAAAGTCACAAAACAGTGAATCTGTCCAGTTATATCAATGATCGATACCACGAGATAAATAAACATAATGATAATTTAGAGAGTACAGTAATACCAGAATTTAAACAGAACATTTCAAGGATAGTAAACGCAATCTCTGACACTACAACTGCTTTTGACGAACTGAATAAATCTATCCAGGAGCATAGAGAAAATTGTCACAGAAAAATTGATGATATTTTTGACAGATATCAGAACGAGGCAGACGattcaagaaaagaagatatTTCTGCCCTGCATAGTTATCTATCGAATGATAAtgaatgtttaaaacaatcatgtgttattttacaaagaaataaagatattttgaattCATCCGATATTAACGATGTGGTCAATTATCGTCACAAGAAAGCAGAcaatatttctgaatttaaaattGAACACCCTAAATTTGACACGAAACCCGTTGATTGGAAGAAGTTATACTTTGAATTAGGATATCTTAAAGTATCGGATAAACCCAAATTAATTCGTTCAGTCCCGACTCCGATGGTACCCACAAGCGTATGTACCTTACCGGGAGATCAATTTTGGGTTTGTGGACAGGACAATATGATTGCGCGCATAAATATGGATGGAGAAGTTCTAGAAACAGTTGACCTGCCAATAAGTTTACCTGCAAATGACATTTCTATCACAAATGATGGTGAATTAATCTTCACAGAAGGGAAACCTGGCAAGGTTACCATTTTTAAAGAAGGAAGGAGAGAAACTTTCATAGACGTAGGTCCACAGTGGCACCCGAGTGGTCTACATTGTACAAAGTCAGGGGATATATTAGTTACCATGTCTGACGACagttatacaaattataaaatcgTCCGGTACACAGATGGAAAAAGAGTTcaagaaattcaaaattatgataACGGAAAACCTTTGTTTCAACCCGGTCTCGGACTTCTGTTTATAACCGAGAATAACAATGGAGACATTTGTGTGTCAGATACGAATGGACGcgtaataattgtttttaacaaattcggtaatttcaaatttatttacaaCTCTTCCAAGGCATTTTGTGATTACTCACAATTAACAACGTTTGAACCAGGAGCTATAGTTACAAATAGTAAGTGTCAAATGATTTTCACTGTACAAAACTTGATATTTGTCGTCAATCATAAAGGACACTTTGTACAGTGTATTGATAATTGCCACCTGACAATGGTGTCTGCTCTGTGTTTGGACTACACGGAAAGAATTTGTGTTGGAGAGTTTGATAAAACCAATTTGAAAATCATTAAGCACAGATAA